The following DNA comes from Thermanaerothrix sp..
GGATAAACCAGCTTTTTACCTTATGGGTTAAAATGCTGTAGCTTACAAGGAAGAGTCCAATCCAAATAAAATATACTGGAGGAAGCGGAACAAAACCGAGCAGCGGCGCCAGGGGCGAATACGGGAGCCAGGCGCCGATAGCCATAACAAACAGGGTGGTGAACAGCATAGGCGCTGAGGCTCGGCTCTGTATAAAGGGAATTCTCCGGGTCCGTATGATATGTACTATTAAGGTCTGGGTTAAAAGGGATTCCACAAACCAGCCGGTCTGAAACAGCTTTGCAAGCTGATCCTGTTGCCCCGCGGAAAGGGCGGGATTTAGAAACTCGCTGGTTCTGAAAAAGAACCACATGAGGGCGAAGGTGGCATAATCAAAAAGAGAGGAGATAGGCCCGAT
Coding sequences within:
- a CDS encoding cation transporting ATPase C-terminal domain-containing protein; the protein is MDVAKEAADIVLLEKSLLVLEEGIIEGRKIFANIIKYIRMGASSNFGNMFSVLGASYLLPFLPMQPLQILTNNLLYDFSQTGIPLDQVDPEQVAKPVTWDIGNIKRFMMFIGPISSLFDYATFALMWFFFRTSEFLNPALSAGQQDQLAKLFQTGWFVESLLTQTLIVHIIRTRRIPFIQSRASAPMLFTTLFVMAIGAWLPYSPLAPLLGFVPLPPVYFIWIGLFLVSYSILTHKVKSWFIRRFEGV